One segment of Solanum lycopersicum chromosome 1, SLM_r2.1 DNA contains the following:
- the LOC138342245 gene encoding uncharacterized protein: MGDPTKGLLEKYGVLHNVATPYHPQTSGQVEVSNREIKPILSKIVNARRMDWSRRLDDALWAYQTVYEIPIGMSPCQLVYGKSFHIPVELDHKALWDMKKLKMDWNKLAE, from the coding sequence atgggggatcccactaAGGGATtgttggagaaatatggggttctccataatgtggccactccttaccatcctcaaactagtgggcaagttgaagtgtcaaatagGGAGATCAAACCGATATTGTCAAAAATAGTGAACGCTAGAAgaatggattggtcaaggaggcttgatgatgctctttgggcatACCAGACAGTGTATGAGattcccataggtatgtccccatgccaacttgtatatggtaaatcttttcatattccggttgagttagatcATAAAGCCTTGTGGgatatgaagaagttgaaaatggattggaacaAACTTGCAGAATAA